A window of Falsiruegeria litorea R37 contains these coding sequences:
- a CDS encoding HAD family hydrolase, which translates to MAINAVIFDIGNVLIEWQPERYYDQIIGEERRRAMFAEVDLHGMNDLVDQGHHFTDTIYDWAEKYPEWRDEIRMWHDKWIELASPEIPQSVRLQKALRKRSIPVYALTNFGVQNFDYATTVYPFLNEFDRLYVSGRMQMVKPHAPIYEAVERDCGLDPATLLFADDRIDNINAAQARGWQTHLFDGPQGWAERLVAEGLLTESEAV; encoded by the coding sequence TTGGCGATAAACGCAGTGATTTTCGACATCGGCAACGTGCTGATCGAGTGGCAACCCGAGCGATATTATGACCAGATCATCGGTGAGGAGCGCCGACGCGCCATGTTCGCAGAGGTTGATCTGCATGGGATGAATGATCTGGTCGATCAGGGACATCATTTTACCGACACCATCTATGACTGGGCTGAAAAGTATCCCGAATGGCGCGATGAGATCCGCATGTGGCATGACAAGTGGATCGAGCTAGCCTCGCCCGAGATCCCACAATCGGTGCGCCTGCAGAAGGCGCTGCGCAAACGGTCCATTCCGGTTTATGCATTGACCAACTTTGGCGTACAGAACTTTGACTATGCCACCACCGTCTATCCCTTTCTGAACGAGTTTGATCGTCTCTACGTGTCGGGCCGGATGCAGATGGTAAAACCGCATGCACCGATCTATGAGGCGGTCGAGCGGGATTGCGGGCTGGATCCCGCAACGCTCTTGTTTGCAGACGACCGGATCGACAATATCAACGCAGCGCAGGCCCGAGGCTGGCAGACCCACCTGTTCGACGGCCCCCAAGGCTGGGCCGAACGATTGGTGGCCGAGGGTCTGTTGACGGAAAGCGAGGCGGTATGA
- a CDS encoding ornithine cyclodeaminase family protein, which produces MSTITHIPFAEGEANLDWIELTQALADGHNLPKAEIGDTFLYRDPDTLLSRAAWIDGLGMAVKTATVFPRNPQSGNPMINGAVNLFDDGDGTLSALIDFHLVTKWKTAGDSLLGALKLANPDSREVLIVGAGTVGLSLCEAFGRGYPNAKIRLWNRTRSKAEELAKSLDGVEVADDLAQAVNNADIIVSATMSTEPVIRGEWLRAGQHLNLIGAYRPDMREADNEALRRARIFVDSFDTTVDHIGEIKIPLAEGTITHDDLIADYYDLNAFSSSLDEITLFKNGGGAHLDLMTSRYILEKWHKR; this is translated from the coding sequence ATGAGCACCATCACCCATATCCCCTTTGCCGAAGGCGAAGCGAACCTGGATTGGATCGAACTGACGCAAGCGCTGGCCGATGGGCACAACCTGCCCAAAGCGGAAATCGGCGACACATTTCTTTATCGCGATCCCGACACGCTGCTGTCACGCGCGGCCTGGATCGACGGGCTGGGCATGGCAGTAAAGACGGCCACCGTTTTCCCGCGCAATCCGCAATCTGGCAACCCGATGATCAATGGGGCCGTGAACCTGTTTGATGATGGCGACGGCACCCTTTCGGCATTGATCGACTTTCACCTGGTGACCAAGTGGAAAACAGCCGGTGACAGCCTGCTGGGCGCTTTGAAGCTGGCCAACCCCGACAGCCGCGAGGTTTTGATTGTCGGAGCCGGGACGGTCGGGCTCTCACTATGTGAGGCCTTTGGCCGTGGATATCCCAACGCCAAGATACGCCTCTGGAACCGGACTCGATCCAAGGCCGAAGAGCTGGCAAAATCCCTGGACGGCGTCGAAGTCGCAGATGACCTGGCTCAGGCGGTGAACAACGCCGACATCATCGTCAGCGCCACCATGTCGACCGAACCGGTGATCAGGGGCGAATGGCTGCGCGCGGGCCAGCACCTGAACCTGATCGGTGCCTATCGGCCCGACATGCGCGAGGCCGACAACGAAGCCCTTCGCCGCGCGCGGATCTTTGTCGACAGTTTCGACACCACGGTCGATCACATCGGAGAAATCAAGATTCCCCTGGCCGAGGGCACGATCACCCACGACGATCTGATCGCGGATTATTACGATCTTAATGCTTTCTCGAGCAGCCTAGA
- a CDS encoding YaiI/YqxD family protein, translating into MTALYIDGDACPVKAEAEKVATRHRVQMYVVSNGGLRPSQNPLVETVIVAEGADVADMWIAERCGPGDVVVTGDIPLAAKCIEAGARVLRHNGEAFTQANIGQQLAMRDLMADLRAANPLGAGGSGKGFTKADRSRFLDSLERELRAARR; encoded by the coding sequence GTGACCGCGCTTTACATCGATGGTGACGCGTGTCCGGTTAAGGCCGAGGCGGAGAAAGTCGCGACCCGACATCGGGTGCAGATGTATGTTGTATCCAACGGCGGGCTGCGGCCATCGCAGAACCCGCTGGTCGAGACGGTAATCGTGGCCGAGGGCGCGGATGTGGCCGACATGTGGATCGCTGAACGCTGTGGACCCGGTGATGTCGTTGTTACGGGGGACATTCCGCTGGCGGCCAAATGCATCGAGGCTGGCGCACGGGTGCTGCGCCACAATGGCGAAGCCTTCACGCAAGCCAACATCGGTCAACAATTGGCGATGCGCGATCTGATGGCCGATCTGCGCGCTGCCAACCCCTTGGGCGCGGGCGGTAGTGGCAAGGGGTTCACCAAAGCCGACCGCTCTCGGTTTTTGGACTCGTTGGAGCGCGAATTGCGAGCGGCGCGCCGATAA